The Flavobacteriales bacterium DNA segment TGGTTGTCCTCGGATGAAATGTACTTAAGGTTTGTTCGAATGGCCCTGAATGCTTCTGAGATCATCGACTTCGGGTTTTTGTCGACCAAAAGCTGTGAGTTCGGAATATCTTTCTTGTATCTGGGAACTACACCGAGTACGGCAACATCAATATGTTTAAGTATATCCCGTACTGATGTTATCTGATTGAAGATGAGGTATTTGAATATTATGATACCGAGGCTTAGGAGCAAGGCTCCAACAAAACTCAGAGTAATGACCGACTTACGGTCTGGGAAAACTGGACTGGTTTCCATTTTTCCCTCCTCCAGAATTCTGTTTGTAGAAACATATCCAGCCTTCGCAATGGAATACTCAGCTTTTCTGTCAACCAACGTGTTGTAAAAACTCTCATTGACGCGGTAAATGCGCATCAGTCTTGAATATTCTATTTCATCATAGTCACTTTCCTTCTTTGAAATCTGTTTTCTGTAAATATCAATCTGATTGTTGATTTCGGAGATTTTATTGTCAATGCTCTGTCTGACAGAGCCAACGCTTTCAACAATCAGTTTTTTCTGAATATCAATCTGATAGTTGAGTGCTTTTACCTGATCGCTGGTCGGTTTGACCACATAAAGCATTTGTTCACGCTGCAATAGCAGCGACTGAAGATTCTTCAGTGAATTGGCAATAACACCTTCAAGTTCGGAACCGGCCAGAAGAGAGACCAACTTGTAAACATCAAGACCCTCATTATGAGACATTTCCGATTCGACTTCCTCTAGAATGGTTTGTTCGACCGACAGATCCACAAGTTCGTCTTCTAAACTCTCCATTCGATTCTGCGCATTTGGAAGCCCAATTGTTTCCGATTCTTTCTTGATACCTATATCATGTTCTTTTCGGAATCTCTGAATGCTATTTTCCGAATCATAAAGACGGTCGTATATCTTGGCAAGCTGTTCATCAATGAATTCCAATATTCCGTCTGCAGATTTTTGCTTGTTCTTTTTGTCGTTGTCGATGAAATCGTTAGCAATTTGATTGACTATATCCTTGGCCTTGATGTTATTGTGATCCTTGATTTTGATATTGATTGTTTTGGCAGCTTCATTGAGGATTTCAACCTCCAGTTTTGCTAAATAGCGGTTAAGGTTGTTTTCTTCGTTATTTATAATGAAATAAAAGAGGTTCTTATCCTCATTCTGATTTTGTAGAATCCGTTCGTAATTATTGATTTCAATTTTGATCGCAATATCTTCCGTCTTCAGAGTGTCAAGCAAAGAACCTTCGAAGGCTACCAGCTCATCTCCCACGTTATATTCCAGATACACGCGAAAATTGTCAGTAAAACTCAGATTAATGGGTTGATTGTAAATACCGGGATCCTTTACCTGATACCAGATCGAATAGGGAGAGGTCTTATAGAGTTCAGAACTAAGCACTTCCCCTTTGATCATGTAACTTACATCCAGCGGTAATTTAGAAAGGGATTCTTTAATAGAAATAGGAGAGCGGAGAAATTCAATTTCCTGATGAATCGTTTGACTGTATATATTGGTTGTTTGGAGTAATGCATTGGTTCGCGTGTCATAGCCGAGCTGGACCGTTGCAATTGATTGATAAACTGGGGGGGTGAACCGCAGGTAGAGAAATGCTACGAAAGCAGAAAATGTGAAGAGTATTATAATGGTCAGCACATTTTGACGAGTGATTCCAAGCAACAGACCAATGTCTATTTCGTCATTAATAAAGCTGATATTTTTCTGCAATGGTTTCTCCATTCCTATTTACCAAGAGCACCAAGGCGGATTACAATAGCAATTGTACTGCTTAAGGTGGTTAGAATTGCAATGTAAGGTGCCAACTCTGCAAGGGTTCTGTTAACCACACGACTTCTAACTTCAACATAGATGATATCATTTCCCTGCATGACCAAATTTGCATTTGTCATACCTTCAATAGTGGACAGGTCGACCAAATAGACAGAAGGTGCCCTGAGGTCGCCTCGAATTATTTTTATGTTCTTTGACTTAGCAGTAATAGGAAGTCCACCGGCCGAAGCTAAAACCTCGAATAACGTAGTATTGTCATTTTTCAAGGTAACTACTCTCGTGTTGTCTCCAGCAAAAATGAAAACACGTTTGTTGGTAACCTCGATTAGAACAAAAGGACCTTCATAGAATTGGGCAAATCGATCCTCCAGAAGCATTTCAGCCTGACGAACAGTCAGACCTTGCAGATAAACTCTACCAAAAAGCGGGAGTTTACTAAATCCATCGGATTCAATTCTGATAATCAGGTCAGCACTTGCACCAACGGTTGCTGTACTTCCTGAAGCAATATTCAGCATCCCAGAACCTTCGTTCGTGAAAAGTCGAATGTTCAAAATGTCATCAGGTGCCAGACGATATTCTTTTTCTACGATGTCGCCAAAGCTTGCATATTCATGACCAGAACCGATTCGGAACATACGGTTGGGGTAGAGATACTTCTCGCAGGAACTAAGGGAAAGAAGAAGTACGAGACCGAGTATCTTTAATCGCATGCGCAACTCAATTTCTGCAAAGTTAAGATTATATCGTGCTGCGGAATCCTTGGTTTTGATCAAGCAAGTGTTGATAAAGACGGTCCATGTCCGAGGTTAAACGGGAATAGTGGAATCGCTCACCTACATGACTCCATCCGTTAACTGCCATATCATTTCTGAGTTCATCAGATTCAATCAATTTCATCAGATTCTCGGCCATTTTCAGTTCATCAGTCGGCTCTGCCAACAGCCCGGTAATTCCGTGTTCAACTACATTTTCTACACCGCCAACGTTGGTTGATACTACTGGTGTTCCGCTTGCCTGCGCTTCGATCAGACTCACTGGAGTACCTTCATTCTTGCTTGTGAGCACCACAATATCCAATCCGGCATTGATGCGGTCAATATCCGTTCGCCAAGAACAGAAGGTCAATGGAGCTTCTTTTGGTTCGTACTTAGGAAAAGCATTGAATGGAATTTCCAACTCTCGGCAGAAGTCTTCCAGTTCAGTTCTCATCTCACCATCTCCAACGATGAAGAATCGCACCTTCTTGGTCGTTTCATCCAAAACGTGCCGCACTAAACGAAGGAAATACCGATGATCTTTCACATCTACCAAACGGCCGATGATGCCGATGGCAACTTCATCATCTTTCACGTTGAATTCCGTTCGGAATTCTTTGCGTTTCTCATTCGTATTGGTTCTGAACCG contains these protein-coding regions:
- a CDS encoding polysaccharide biosynthesis tyrosine autokinase, translated to MEKPLQKNISFINDEIDIGLLLGITRQNVLTIIILFTFSAFVAFLYLRFTPPVYQSIATVQLGYDTRTNALLQTTNIYSQTIHQEIEFLRSPISIKESLSKLPLDVSYMIKGEVLSSELYKTSPYSIWYQVKDPGIYNQPINLSFTDNFRVYLEYNVGDELVAFEGSLLDTLKTEDIAIKIEINNYERILQNQNEDKNLFYFIINNEENNLNRYLAKLEVEILNEAAKTINIKIKDHNNIKAKDIVNQIANDFIDNDKKNKQKSADGILEFIDEQLAKIYDRLYDSENSIQRFRKEHDIGIKKESETIGLPNAQNRMESLEDELVDLSVEQTILEEVESEMSHNEGLDVYKLVSLLAGSELEGVIANSLKNLQSLLLQREQMLYVVKPTSDQVKALNYQIDIQKKLIVESVGSVRQSIDNKISEINNQIDIYRKQISKKESDYDEIEYSRLMRIYRVNESFYNTLVDRKAEYSIAKAGYVSTNRILEEGKMETSPVFPDRKSVITLSFVGALLLSLGIIIFKYLIFNQITSVRDILKHIDVAVLGVVPRYKKDIPNSQLLVDKNPKSMISEAFRAIRTNLKYISSEDNQSKLISITSTISGEGKTFVAINLGGIIAYAGKKVVILDLDMRKPKIHLGFNVENDKGMSTLLIGQDEVKDCIKSSTLENLDFITAGPIPPNPSELIINDRMDLVIAELKKTYDIIIIDNPPCGIVTDGILNMQKADYPIYIARANYSKKPFIDNIYRLKSENKISNLSIILNGQETQKSGYGYGYGYGYGYGYGYGYGYGYGYGYGYGYGYYEEDENEGKGNLISRLFKGKYD
- a CDS encoding glycosyltransferase, translating into MPRILRIANRFNLGGPTFNVAYLTKYLPDNYETLLIGGDKEENEASSSHILQDLGIRPVIIPELKREISLGVDMAAYRAIEKIIDDFKPDIVHTHASKPGAIGRLAAHNRKVPVIVHTFHGHYFHSYFGRLKTNMFKQIERSLAKRTSKIIAISDIQKHELSVEHKIAPPDKFEVIPLGFDLDRFRTNTNEKRKEFRTEFNVKDDEVAIGIIGRLVDVKDHRYFLRLVRHVLDETTKKVRFFIVGDGEMRTELEDFCRELEIPFNAFPKYEPKEAPLTFCSWRTDIDRINAGLDIVVLTSKNEGTPVSLIEAQASGTPVVSTNVGGVENVVEHGITGLLAEPTDELKMAENLMKLIESDELRNDMAVNGWSHVGERFHYSRLTSDMDRLYQHLLDQNQGFRSTI